TTTTGGGTTTTCGTGGCCCTGCTCACTCTGGCTTTCATCATGAGCTTCGTCTCGGACGCTTTCTTTACCGAACGCAACATTTTTAACATTACCCGCAATATGGCCTTTTTCGGCATTATGGCCCTGGGCATGTCTGCGGTCATCTGCACAGCGGGCATCGATCTCAGCGTGGGTTCTCTTGTCGGTCTTTCCGGTATTGTCACCGGACTCATTATGCAGGCCGGCTTCGGTATAGAGCTTGGCTTTCTGGGCTGCATGTCAGTCGCCGCTCTCGTCGGGCTTGTGAACGGCTATCTGATCGCCTATCTCAGAATGCCGCCGTTTGTGGTCACACTCGGTATGCTGTCGGTTGTCGTATCACTGGCAAGGGTAGTCTCAAACAACCAGATGATCTGGATGTTCGGACCGGACCAGGAACTTTTTGAGTGGATCGGCGGCGAAAGCGTCCTTGGCGTACCCAACGTGGTTTGGGTTCTGGGAATCCTGACCGCCATATTCTGGTGGATATGGCGCTATACGACATGGGGCCGCTGGGTGATTGCCATCGGTGGAAATTCCAATGCGGCAAGACTTGCAGGGATTCCGGTGGAGCGTGTCATCGTCTCGGTTTATGTCGTCTGCTCGCTTTGCGCCGGTCTCGCAGCATTTATGTTCGTAGGCTATACGGGCTCGGTGACCAATGGGATGGGCTTTACGTGGGAGCTTACGGTCATTGCGGCAACCGTGATCGGCGGCGCCAACCTTCTCGGCGGGATTGTCTTTGCCGTTGGCGCTCCGATCGGGGCGGCCTTGATTGAACTTATACGAAATTCGCTGCTACTCGCAGGCATCCCTGCACTCTGGCAGCAATTTTTTGTGGGATTGTTCCTCATTATCGCAGTTTTATTGGAACAAATCCGCAATCGAGGGGGGAAGTAACCCCCAATACCAAGTCTTCATTAAACCTAGAGGAGGAAAACATGAAGAAGTTACTTACCACTACACTAATCGCCCTGATGGCGATGTCCGGGGCGGCTTTGGCCGACCAGACATTTGCTCTCGTGCCAAAAGCGATGAACAACCCGTTCTTCGACCTTGCTCGTGACGGCTGTTATAAGGCTCAGGATGAACTTGATGATGTAACTTGCGAATATATCGGACCAGGGGAGCACACTGAGCTTGAACAGATCCAGATCGTACAAGACCTTATCACAAAGGGAGTTGACGGTATCGCTGTAGCACCTTCAAACGCTCCGGCAATGGCCAAGGTTCTGAGGAGTGCTAAAAAAGCCGGTATTCCCGTGATCACATGGGATTCAGACCTGCTTCCCGACGATGTCGGTCTGCGGACAACTTACGTTGGCACCAACAACTACGATATTGGTGTCAACCTCGCAAAGCTGGTTAAGGCTCGTCACCCTAAGGGCGGCACAATTTGCCTTCAAACAGGTGGTGCGGCTGCCGCAAACCATAACGAGCGTCTGAAGGGTGCACGTGATACGCTGTCCGGCAAGGACACCGGCACGCCTCCCGGTAAGGCACTGTCAGGCGAGGGAGGCTGGACTGAAATCTCCGGTTGCCCGTTAATCACAAACGACGACGGTAACGTCGCAGTTCAGGGCATGTCGGACATTCTGGCCGCCAATTCCAACCTGACGGCATTTCTTTCCACGGGTGCATTCACCCAGTGGTTCGACAATGCATATCGTAAGGCCGTTGCCCCTTACAAGGCAAAAATGGATTCAGGCGACCTGACTATCGTTGTGGCCGACACGCTACCCATGCAGCTTGAACAGACCAAAGACGGGCTGGGCAACGGCCTGGTTGGTCAGCGTCCATACGAAATGGGTTATAAGTCAATGTTCATTCTGAAGGACATTGTTGCTGGTAAAACGGTTAAAAGCCCGATTTACACTGGCCTGGACGTTTGTGACAATAAAAATATAGACACCTGTGTTCAGTAAAACATAGTTGTAAAAATTTATGGGCGGCACGGGTCTTTCGTTGTCGCCCATTTTCTTTATCAGGAGGTAAGAGATGACGCATCCGGTCTTAACCAAAGGAGCTGTTGCAGTAATCACCGGCGCCGCTTCAGGCATTGGTCTTGCGACAGCGCAGGCACTGTCCAAACGCGGGATGAGCATTGTATTGGCAGATCTGGACATGCCAAGGCTGGAAAAAGCTGCAGATACTCTTGACGGCCCGGTTCTCTGCCGGGCCATGGATGTCGCCGATGAGAGCGCCGTGGAGGCGCTGGCCGAGGCGAGCCATTCAGAGTTCGGACATGTTGATCTGTTGATGAACAATGCCGCAACCCGCGTGGCCGGAGGAGATAATGAGACGCTTGAAAACTGGCGCCGCACAATGGATGTCAACTTTTGGGCTGCCGTTCTCGCCGAAAGGTCTTTTCTGCCGCGCATGACAGACTCGGGCCGCCCGGGAATCATTCTCAATACCGGCTCCAAACAGGGCATTACCAATCCCCCCGGCAATATTATCTACAATGTGACCAAGTCAGCACTCAAAACCTACACCGAGCAGCTTGAGCATAAACTTCGAAATACCCCGGACTGCCGGATTACAGCCCATCTTCTGGTCCCCGGCTTCACACTCACCGGTCCGCACCCGAAAACCGATCCCGGCGGCTGGTCTCCGCAGGAGCTGGTAGAAT
This DNA window, taken from Parvularculales bacterium, encodes the following:
- a CDS encoding ABC transporter permease, producing the protein MNKKKQKTQKDHAVIDDSITLRREVSGFAAILRTQPFWVFVALLTLAFIMSFVSDAFFTERNIFNITRNMAFFGIMALGMSAVICTAGIDLSVGSLVGLSGIVTGLIMQAGFGIELGFLGCMSVAALVGLVNGYLIAYLRMPPFVVTLGMLSVVVSLARVVSNNQMIWMFGPDQELFEWIGGESVLGVPNVVWVLGILTAIFWWIWRYTTWGRWVIAIGGNSNAARLAGIPVERVIVSVYVVCSLCAGLAAFMFVGYTGSVTNGMGFTWELTVIAATVIGGANLLGGIVFAVGAPIGAALIELIRNSLLLAGIPALWQQFFVGLFLIIAVLLEQIRNRGGK
- a CDS encoding sugar-binding protein; the encoded protein is MKKLLTTTLIALMAMSGAALADQTFALVPKAMNNPFFDLARDGCYKAQDELDDVTCEYIGPGEHTELEQIQIVQDLITKGVDGIAVAPSNAPAMAKVLRSAKKAGIPVITWDSDLLPDDVGLRTTYVGTNNYDIGVNLAKLVKARHPKGGTICLQTGGAAAANHNERLKGARDTLSGKDTGTPPGKALSGEGGWTEISGCPLITNDDGNVAVQGMSDILAANSNLTAFLSTGAFTQWFDNAYRKAVAPYKAKMDSGDLTIVVADTLPMQLEQTKDGLGNGLVGQRPYEMGYKSMFILKDIVAGKTVKSPIYTGLDVCDNKNIDTCVQ
- a CDS encoding SDR family NAD(P)-dependent oxidoreductase; its protein translation is MTHPVLTKGAVAVITGAASGIGLATAQALSKRGMSIVLADLDMPRLEKAADTLDGPVLCRAMDVADESAVEALAEASHSEFGHVDLLMNNAATRVAGGDNETLENWRRTMDVNFWAAVLAERSFLPRMTDSGRPGIILNTGSKQGITNPPGNIIYNVTKSALKTYTEQLEHKLRNTPDCRITAHLLVPGFTLTGPHPKTDPGGWSPQELVEYMLPRLDRGDFYIICPDNEVTSEMDAKRIAWSAEDIIENRPALSRWHPDWTEKFNQS